CGATTCACGTGGGTCTGCCCCGTGCGGATGGTCAGTCCCTTGTTCATGAGGGCTCCCATCGGCACCTTGTCGATGAGCCCGCCATAGACGCCCGGGATCGAGAGGATGCCGGCGGGCCGGCAGACATAGATCATCTCGCGCAGCACTGAAGCGCGGTCGCTCTCCAGCATCACCGCCTGTTTGACGCGGTCGTAGGCGTGTTCGAGCGCGCGCGGTGAATGCGCCTCCATGCCGACGGCATCGATGCACTTCTCTGGGCCCTTGCCGCCCGTGAGTTCGTTCAGCCGCTCGACCGTGCTGTCCTGGCTATTGTCGATGGTGATCGCACCGCCCGCGCGCGCCATCTCCAGGCGCTCGGGCACGCTGTCGATGCAGACCACCTGCTTTGCCCCGAGCAGCAGCGCGGAGCGCAGCGTCATCTGACCGACGGGACCAGCGCCCCAGATCGCGACGGTATCGGTCGGTTGGATATCGGCCTGTACGGCCGCCTGCCAGCCGGTGGGGAAGATGTCGCCGAGGAACAGCACCTGCTCGTCGCTCAGGTTCTCCGGCACCTTGATGTGCGTCTTGTCGGCAAACGGCACGCGGACGTACTCGGCCTGCCCGCCCTGGTACCCGCCCGTGAGGTGGGTGTACCCGAACAGTCCCGCGGTGGTGTGCCCGAAAGCTTTGTCGGCGATGTCCTTGTTGCGGTTCGAGCGTTCGCAGACGGAGAAGTAGCCGCGCTTACACTGGTCGCAC
This window of the Methylobacterium tardum genome carries:
- a CDS encoding zinc-dependent alcohol dehydrogenase; the protein is MRALVWHGTEDIRCDTVPDPKIEDDRDAIIKVTACAICGSDLHLYDHFMPGMEKGDVMGHEFMGEVVETGKGVNGALKKGERIVVPFTIICGECDQCKRGYFSVCERSNRNKDIADKAFGHTTAGLFGYTHLTGGYQGGQAEYVRVPFADKTHIKVPENLSDEQVLFLGDIFPTGWQAAVQADIQPTDTVAIWGAGPVGQMTLRSALLLGAKQVVCIDSVPERLEMARAGGAITIDNSQDSTVERLNELTGGKGPEKCIDAVGMEAHSPRALEHAYDRVKQAVMLESDRASVLREMIYVCRPAGILSIPGVYGGLIDKVPMGALMNKGLTIRTGQTHVNRWTDDLVKRIGDGQIDPSFVITHRAKLEQGPEMYKTFRDKKDNCIKVVLRP